Proteins encoded within one genomic window of Gloeobacter kilaueensis JS1:
- a CDS encoding Uma2 family endonuclease → MQIEAQSPIKHEYIDGRLYAMVGVSEAHNLIAGNLITLLRNHLRGSGCRVFFSGMKVRIEARNRFYYPDVLVTWDERDRDRDTLHFKRFPKLIVEILSDSTEAFDRGDKFEDYQSLESLREYVLVSSKRPLVQCFRRTDARLWVLQSYTGEQESFELLSLDLLAPLAALYEDVSLLG, encoded by the coding sequence CTGCAGATTGAGGCGCAAAGCCCGATCAAGCACGAGTACATCGACGGTCGGCTCTACGCGATGGTCGGGGTGAGTGAAGCGCACAACCTCATCGCCGGCAACCTTATTACCCTTTTGCGCAATCATCTACGCGGTTCGGGTTGCCGCGTTTTCTTCTCCGGTATGAAAGTGCGCATCGAGGCGCGCAATCGGTTCTACTATCCGGATGTGCTGGTCACCTGGGACGAGCGGGACAGAGACAGGGACACACTGCACTTCAAGCGCTTTCCGAAATTGATCGTCGAAATCCTCTCCGACTCCACCGAGGCGTTCGACCGGGGAGACAAGTTCGAGGACTACCAGAGCCTCGAAAGCCTGCGCGAGTACGTCCTGGTCAGCTCCAAGAGGCCACTGGTGCAGTGCTTCCGGCGAACCGACGCGAGACTGTGGGTGCTGCAGTCTTACACGGGCGAGCAGGAAAGCTTCGAGCTGCTGAGCCTTGATTTATTAGCCCCACTCGCTGCCCTGTACGAAGATGTATCTTTATTGGGTTAA
- a CDS encoding FAD-dependent oxidoreductase translates to MASIEVSISRSELSERQPKQIKVGDTDVLLVQVNGTVHALGAYCTHYGAPLAEGVVSEGHIVCPWHNACFALATGRQLEPPGLDSLEHYQTRSEGDAVIVSVPEGATGQCTPPMAKQDREADARTFVVLGTGAAGAAAVEMLRQEGFKGRIVFVGKEQAVPYDRTWLSKDYLMGKVEAEQMPLRSPDFYREHDIELHFGKAVSQVDAQTKTLHFEDGTSLIYDALLVATGGKPRQLSAPGADLGGVFTLRSFKDSQQILAMVKADMQVVVVGSSFIGMETASALRQRGANITVVSPEQVPFEPILGERIGRVFQQVHAEQGVAFRLGAKVARLEGESAVEAVVLEHGERLPAEMVIVGVGVAPATDLLSGVTLHEKDKSVLVDDYLLAADGLYAAGDIARYPDGKGGTLRIEHWRIAAQQGHTAARNMLGRAERFKAAPVFWTLQFEFPLRYVGHASEWDDILFDGEPEKRQFMAFFVRENRVVAVAASQRDTEMAAIEELARLDRLPPVERIRRGELNVLDYFRSATQPRGTSG, encoded by the coding sequence GTGGCCAGCATCGAAGTGTCCATTTCCCGCAGCGAATTAAGTGAGCGGCAGCCAAAGCAGATCAAGGTGGGCGATACCGACGTATTGCTGGTCCAGGTAAACGGCACCGTCCACGCCCTCGGTGCCTACTGCACCCACTACGGCGCTCCCCTGGCGGAGGGGGTAGTGTCAGAAGGACACATCGTCTGTCCCTGGCACAACGCCTGCTTTGCCCTGGCGACGGGCCGCCAATTGGAACCGCCGGGCCTCGACTCGCTGGAGCATTACCAGACGCGCAGTGAGGGGGATGCGGTGATCGTAAGCGTGCCGGAGGGGGCGACGGGCCAGTGTACTCCGCCGATGGCCAAGCAGGATCGGGAAGCGGATGCCCGCACCTTCGTCGTCCTCGGTACCGGAGCAGCGGGAGCGGCGGCGGTGGAGATGCTGCGGCAGGAAGGTTTCAAAGGCCGGATTGTCTTTGTGGGCAAAGAGCAGGCGGTGCCCTACGATCGCACCTGGCTCAGCAAAGATTATCTGATGGGCAAAGTCGAAGCCGAACAGATGCCATTGCGCTCGCCGGATTTTTACCGCGAGCACGACATCGAGTTGCACTTCGGTAAGGCAGTGAGCCAGGTAGACGCCCAGACAAAAACGCTGCACTTCGAGGACGGCACCTCCCTTATCTACGACGCGCTACTGGTGGCCACCGGCGGCAAACCGCGCCAGCTTTCGGCACCAGGAGCAGATCTGGGTGGAGTCTTCACCCTGCGCAGCTTCAAAGACAGCCAGCAGATCCTGGCGATGGTGAAAGCGGACATGCAGGTGGTCGTCGTCGGCTCCAGCTTCATCGGTATGGAGACGGCCTCAGCGCTGCGCCAGCGGGGAGCAAACATCACCGTCGTCTCACCGGAGCAGGTGCCCTTCGAGCCGATTTTGGGCGAGCGGATTGGCCGCGTCTTTCAGCAGGTCCACGCCGAGCAGGGCGTCGCCTTTCGCCTCGGAGCGAAGGTGGCCCGCCTTGAAGGAGAGAGCGCTGTTGAAGCGGTCGTGCTCGAGCACGGCGAACGCTTGCCGGCAGAAATGGTAATCGTCGGCGTCGGTGTCGCACCGGCCACGGACCTTCTCTCCGGCGTAACGCTCCACGAGAAGGACAAGAGTGTGCTCGTGGACGATTATCTGTTAGCCGCCGACGGACTCTACGCCGCCGGGGACATCGCCCGCTACCCGGACGGCAAGGGCGGAACACTGCGCATCGAGCACTGGCGGATCGCTGCTCAGCAGGGCCACACCGCCGCCCGCAACATGCTGGGCCGGGCGGAGCGCTTCAAAGCCGCGCCGGTTTTCTGGACCCTGCAGTTCGAGTTCCCGTTGCGCTACGTCGGCCACGCCAGTGAATGGGATGACATTCTTTTTGATGGCGAGCCTGAGAAGCGCCAGTTTATGGCTTTTTTCGTCCGCGAGAACCGGGTGGTGGCCGTAGCAGCGAGCCAGCGGGACACCGAGATGGCAGCGATCGAAGAGCTGGCCCGCCTTGACCGCCTGCCGCCGGTGGAGCGAATTCGTCGGGGCGAGCTGAATGTGCTCGATTACTTCAGAAGCGCTACCCAACCACGCGGGACGAGCGGGTGA
- a CDS encoding CAP domain-containing protein, translated as MAPALLAGLTSLLVGCGDTGVLQSRFSSLVDKTAAKQQPAPTVNGDTPQSPALGRMESQVLQDINAIRVRNKLQPLRENPKLAQVARRYSRLMAEQKFFSHYDSNGKSVADRVRSAGVFYLVVGENLALIGGSPRPAPLAVAGWMKSPGHRENILRPVFEETGVGIWQRGRTVYFTQVFLKGF; from the coding sequence ATGGCCCCGGCACTCCTCGCCGGCCTCACGTCACTGCTGGTGGGCTGCGGCGATACGGGGGTGCTCCAGTCGCGCTTTTCCTCGCTGGTGGACAAGACAGCAGCGAAGCAGCAGCCTGCTCCAACCGTGAACGGCGATACTCCCCAATCGCCTGCCCTGGGCCGCATGGAAAGCCAGGTGCTGCAGGATATCAACGCGATTCGGGTGCGCAACAAACTGCAGCCTCTCAGGGAGAATCCGAAGCTTGCCCAGGTGGCGCGCCGCTACAGCCGCCTGATGGCGGAGCAAAAATTCTTCAGCCACTACGACTCGAACGGTAAGAGCGTGGCGGACCGGGTGCGCTCCGCCGGGGTCTTTTATCTGGTCGTGGGCGAGAATCTGGCCCTTATCGGTGGTTCGCCCCGCCCGGCTCCCCTCGCGGTCGCCGGTTGGATGAAAAGTCCCGGCCACCGCGAGAACATCCTCAGGCCCGTCTTCGAGGAGACGGGCGTCGGTATCTGGCAGCGGGGCCGGACGGTCTACTTTACACAGGTGTTTCTCAAGGGGTTCTAG
- a CDS encoding mercuric reductase, with protein sequence MNIEHYDAIIIGGGKAGKTLAPVLVKAGRKTALVERSLQMIGGGCINIACIPTKTMVASAEVAHTAQNSAVYGVNAGVPVVDLDAVIRRKRAVVQALREVNLHNLENALGHELIIGLGRFVGPKTVEVQTDEGTRRLLSADEIFINTGTRPLIPPLPGLKEAGFLTSESIMELEGAVPEHLIVLGSGYIGLEFAQMFRRYGSRVTVVGQSAQILTQQDPDIANAVQKLLEQEGIGFVLEAKALRVDRSGSTTVLQLHVADGKLNLEGSHLLVAVGRAPTTDILNLAATGVTVDGRGFIPVNDRLETNVAGIWALGDINGGPQYTHIALDDYRIVRANLLEGGNRSRNDRLVPSALFIDPELAHVGLTETEARHQGLDIRIAKVDAAAVPRARTLGRTEGLLKAIVDAQTGHILGCTLLCQAAGEVISTVQMAMTARLPYTVLRDGVLTHPTMAEGLNVLFSKL encoded by the coding sequence ATGAACATCGAGCATTACGACGCCATTATTATCGGCGGCGGCAAGGCGGGTAAAACCCTTGCACCGGTGCTGGTAAAAGCTGGGCGAAAGACGGCACTGGTCGAACGGAGTCTGCAGATGATCGGCGGAGGCTGCATCAACATCGCCTGCATTCCGACAAAGACGATGGTGGCGAGCGCCGAAGTAGCCCACACAGCTCAAAACAGTGCCGTCTACGGTGTCAACGCCGGTGTGCCTGTGGTCGATTTAGACGCAGTTATTCGACGCAAGCGAGCGGTCGTCCAGGCTCTGCGCGAAGTGAATCTGCACAATCTCGAAAATGCTCTGGGCCACGAGTTGATTATCGGCCTGGGACGCTTCGTTGGACCCAAAACGGTCGAAGTCCAGACCGATGAGGGGACGAGGCGACTACTCTCGGCGGACGAGATTTTTATCAATACTGGCACCCGCCCCCTGATTCCTCCGTTGCCCGGCCTCAAAGAAGCCGGGTTTTTAACGAGCGAATCGATCATGGAACTGGAAGGAGCGGTACCGGAGCACCTGATTGTTCTGGGGAGCGGCTATATCGGCCTGGAATTTGCCCAGATGTTCCGCCGCTACGGCTCACGGGTCACTGTCGTCGGTCAAAGCGCCCAGATCCTCACCCAGCAGGATCCAGACATCGCCAACGCCGTGCAAAAGCTACTGGAGCAAGAAGGGATTGGGTTTGTGCTGGAAGCAAAAGCCTTGAGAGTCGATCGCTCCGGTAGCACGACCGTGCTCCAGTTGCATGTCGCCGATGGGAAGTTGAACCTCGAAGGAAGCCACCTGCTCGTCGCCGTCGGTCGCGCCCCGACCACGGACATCTTGAATCTTGCTGCTACCGGGGTGACGGTGGACGGGCGCGGATTTATCCCGGTCAATGACCGGCTGGAGACGAACGTCGCTGGAATCTGGGCATTGGGCGACATCAACGGCGGCCCGCAGTATACCCACATTGCCCTCGACGATTATCGGATCGTGAGGGCAAACCTGCTGGAGGGAGGCAACCGCAGCCGAAACGACCGCCTGGTGCCTTCTGCTCTATTTATCGACCCGGAACTGGCGCACGTAGGTCTTACCGAAACCGAAGCCCGGCACCAGGGACTCGATATCCGGATAGCCAAGGTAGACGCAGCGGCTGTTCCCCGCGCCAGAACCCTGGGCCGGACCGAGGGACTTTTGAAAGCGATTGTAGATGCTCAGACCGGTCATATTCTCGGCTGTACGCTTCTCTGCCAGGCAGCGGGCGAAGTGATTTCAACGGTGCAGATGGCGATGACCGCCCGGCTGCCCTACACGGTTCTGCGCGACGGCGTGCTCACCCATCCGACGATGGCCGAGGGGTTGAACGTCCTTTTCTCGAAACTATAA
- a CDS encoding XamI family restriction endonuclease, giving the protein MPVNLDKPQHWKTDISASVDMYNAWFMRFAPEAFRRTRIQTTQDVEAALATTENLTDIKPSTIRNSPAILPTLRMSTCPPLAVDRLIGLARVSPGLVKTMEQGKRLPPQMNVAQADTELARVADVIERLADPDIFVWIGRPAPATTQEIHRAAIIVADRLCGAVTNPIIRNAQEARQLAAIKAWLEARGYTPAPNGIRFNTMQPGTFSFRMNVPVTQSGRVQSINIPIDAVIMPRTAAPGSLPIFFEAKSAGDFTNTNKRRKEEAVKMAQLRTTHGLGVQFNLFLCGYFDSGYLGYEAAEGIDWVWEHRIDDLALFGL; this is encoded by the coding sequence ATGCCCGTTAACCTCGATAAGCCTCAGCACTGGAAAACGGACATCTCCGCCTCCGTGGATATGTACAACGCCTGGTTTATGCGTTTCGCCCCTGAAGCTTTCCGTAGAACTCGAATTCAGACCACCCAGGATGTTGAAGCCGCTTTGGCTACCACTGAGAACCTGACGGATATCAAGCCGTCCACCATCCGCAATAGCCCCGCCATTTTGCCGACCTTGCGCATGTCCACCTGCCCGCCGCTGGCTGTGGACAGACTTATCGGTCTGGCCAGGGTCTCCCCTGGCTTGGTCAAGACTATGGAGCAGGGGAAACGGCTGCCACCTCAAATGAACGTTGCTCAAGCAGACACTGAGCTGGCGAGAGTTGCTGATGTTATTGAGCGTCTGGCAGACCCTGATATTTTTGTGTGGATTGGCCGACCTGCGCCGGCAACGACGCAAGAAATCCATCGCGCTGCGATCATCGTCGCCGATCGGCTGTGCGGCGCTGTCACTAATCCAATCATTCGTAACGCCCAGGAGGCGCGGCAACTCGCCGCTATCAAGGCTTGGTTGGAGGCCAGGGGCTATACACCTGCCCCCAATGGCATTCGCTTCAACACTATGCAGCCGGGGACGTTCAGTTTTCGCATGAACGTTCCTGTCACACAGTCTGGTCGTGTGCAAAGTATAAACATTCCTATCGATGCGGTAATTATGCCACGGACAGCCGCGCCGGGTTCGCTGCCGATTTTCTTCGAGGCCAAATCGGCTGGCGACTTTACTAACACCAACAAGCGCCGCAAGGAAGAGGCTGTCAAGATGGCCCAGCTCCGCACCACCCACGGGCTCGGGGTGCAGTTCAATCTTTTCCTGTGCGGCTACTTCGATAGCGGTTATCTCGGCTATGAGGCAGCCGAAGGCATTGACTGGGTATGGGAGCATCGGATCGACGATTTGGCTTTGTTCGGACTCTAA